The following is a genomic window from Rutidosis leptorrhynchoides isolate AG116_Rl617_1_P2 chromosome 8, CSIRO_AGI_Rlap_v1, whole genome shotgun sequence.
ggagaagaccctgtcaattCAACACAAagatcgcgaccacaatcccaggaataaagtaacacatctgcaggtctgaggaccctgtcgttccctccagacaacccaatgtcaacctcctttctcgctgaaatcccagatcgataacaaacatcaacaagggaatcccgaacaacattatgtcgatgcttaatacccaccataccagcacaagacaccgcgtgatccccgaaaatatccccagtaaaaaccctcgaacaggcagagcatgccgtcgagatagagaacaatggaacacccaaccggtagcacaacacacatcggtaagtctttgcgttcatcgtctgacccaaccccaaaatagggactgcccttagccaagcagaggtgtgatcaccctgctgtgatttccataaggccgattgtcggggagataatgaaaaagtggattctgcagaagcggtaacctttgtgaaataaacatctgccaatttcttcatgagtatgggggcagcgacctcactctgattacctaaaatatcaaacccaaccgttttattaaacagacccaatgcatcttcaaaagcacgaccaagaccaacaatacccgcatgacgtaggagcttggtctgcaacccagcagactgtaatcgagaagccagaaaaacataatgacgaacatctcccgcagaataaacaccaagccctccaaatgcaaatggcaaggtggcaagccgccactgccaatcaccaaacccaggccctgaagcagtaacaatatgctccaaggaagatcgaagggctccatcgaaagcgcgttgagccgcctcaaatatactaggaggacaagtacgcaaggtaaagtagagtttagaaactcccgtacatgccctaagcaacaacaactcacactgaggatcatcaagcttagcaaccttatccataagcgcaatggacttggtcaccctttgcatcaccagttcactactaaaaccaagatcggaacttgctggggccccaagcaacttaacaccatttaaaggtcgagcaatattaggaggaaagacacccacttgcctgctgcgagggtcctcattattattattattattatccctatgTGCTAAAACACATGCCAAAAAATGTAGTTCTACTTATTTTcgcttgtcgttttgagtttgcgctcACACTACAAACGATCCCTCAAATTCGGTTCAATTTGCACATCGATCCCTCAATTTTACACTTTATCAAGGGTAGAAAGCGAACATACATAATTCTAAAACACATGCCAAAAAATGTAGTTCTACTTATTttcgattgtcgttttgagtttgcgctcACACTACAAACGATCCCTCAAATTCGGTTCAATTTACACATCGatccctcaactttacactttatCAGGGGTAGAAAGCGAACATACATAAttctattaaaataaaagaaaataattccacccgaatttttaacgggccctatcttctcgctcggtgcgagttaaatttttccgaaatcACCGTTCAACTagaaaaaatctaacgaacacaacggaactaactacgcgcgaaacggacatcgttaaaaaaacactaaatatttcggattatatttcatacatatacatacacgtacaacaaacaactcaacctattagatatattaggtaacaaacaacatatatccaaattcgaccgcgcgttgaatacaaccgcagcaacgcgcggtcgaattttttctagttgAATACTAAAGTAGATTAATCTGTAAACATATATATGAACATTCTAAACAAAGTATAATTTTTTATAAGGTTGCATGTAATTTGTGGTTCGAGTGAATCCTTCTATGCTtgagtcaattacaagaacattGAGAACCGATTACAATTGCTCAGATGACCATTAAAACGATCCTTCTGTGTTCTCTCATTCATTCATATAATATGTTAAAAAGTGTACACAATTACACAAATAATTTATCCCATACATGATAACAAAACCAAAGAGAACAAAAAAGCCAAATAGCTACAACCGTAATCTGCTCTTGTGTGTGTCAGCTATCATCTCTTCTTGAGCCCTCAAATCATAACTATGTAACACTACCTTACAAACCAACTATATAACATTTCTTTAAAACTTAAAAAAGCCACATCTTCACCGAAAATAATATTCTTGCCTGTTTCGTTCGGGCGACTTTGTGGCTATACATGGTCACAAAACGGCAAATCAATGCCATATTAGCTTAACTGGCAACGGGTAGTAAGTCAAATTTAAAAGCCTGCAGTTCCATAGGTGATATAACGACCCGTCCTTGTGAAACATCTGTGGACTGCTCACTATATCCAAGCATCTCGGTATCATCATGCAAAAGATTTAAAGAAGTTGCTTTTGCATTTAAAACATCAAGACCTTGAAACATGTTCAACAGGTTCAACGGTTCATCATCTAGCCTTAAACAATCTGACTTTCCTTTTCGACAGTACGATGAATCCCAATGCCGTCTCTGAAGAATCAAAACCGACTTCCGTTCTTCAAGATTTTGTTGTGTGTATTTTAATGGTCTTGGAACCTTTAAGCTTACAACATGCAAATCACATGGCAATGGAGCTGTTAATGGCGAGAATGATCTTGGTGGCGGTTGAACAGATATTTCTTGTGGCTTTTTAGCGATGAATGCATGTAACGGGTGGTTTAAGTGGGCCCCAACTCGATGAGAGAAAAGAGACGGACTAATGGGTCCCGGGTGTGAAATTGGGTCGAGAACTGAGGATATGTTAGATTCGAAAGTGAGATGGAAAACAACATTCATTGGACGGTTATCTGTTACTCCTTGACCGAGACCACGACCATCGTCTCGTGACAGCCGTCGATCAAGCATGATCTCTAACCATCCATTTTTAGGGCTAGCCACGCCCAATGACTGCCGGGTGTGTACTGAAAAACGTTCTCCTTTCGATTCTTGGATAAAAGCAAGCGAAGGCATTGGGTAGTAATTTCCCTGTAAAGGGATTTTATCGTACGTTTCTCTACGACTCATCTGAAAGCCGTTCAAATCTGAATAAAATATCCTCTTGTTATCAATATCCGTCTTATATCTAACGACTAACTCCTTATCGTTAAATTCACCCCCGATAAGCTCCACATGATACTCTTTCTCAATCAAAAATTCCTGCACCGAGCCCTCACAATTATACAAACGGGTGCTGTGAGAGACCGGGAATCTGGTCCAACCCGTTTTCGGAATCGAAAACACTTCTTGCATAAGAAAACCCTCCGAAACAACCAATTCACCACCGGATTGAGCAATTGGTGAGGCGTCACCATTAGGCTTAAAAAGGTAGGCCCCACTCTCAGGACTAGTGTACATAGCCAACTCTTCATCAAGAACATTCTGGGACCCACCTTTGGTTTGGGTTACCTTTTGTAATAAACCAAGTTTAGCATTAAAGGTAACAGCTTGATGCCGATTTCTAATCTGTACTGAATCATCTTCCACTTTTGAGCAAGTGTATGGAGCAATACATTGTAAAGTTTCAGAATTTGACCTAATTTTCAACTTTGAAGGTTTGGCCTTTTCACATCCTACAAAACCGTTAGCTATATAATACGTTTGCAATCCCATCGCAGGTACCGAAGCCTTCCAAAAAACCCTATGGTTCCCAGTAAACATTTTAACTTTGTTATGCTGCAATTCAGGCGATATCTGGCTTTTGACACACGTCCAATTCGAGTCCAAAATTGTTACATCGGGTCTCTTAACTATGAACATCACAATCTCGTTTCTTGTTTGCTCAAGAGTATTAAATAACACCACCGTTTGAACCGTTCCTTGATTAGCACTAACTAATTGGTGCACGGGTTGAGCGTCATATTTGGATCGAACCTGTGCGGGTTCAAACTGTGACGGGTTCTGATCGTTTTTGTCATGATGGATACCGAGTAGTACTTCAATACCTTTAGACATAAAGATTAAAAGGTCTTGTAATGATGTATGCATACGCATACCATAGTCTATAACCACGTGATCTTTAgctgtaccggttacaccatcatgaTGCTGAAACAGAGCCAAGTTTCTTCTTGCAGCGGTTAACTTATAGACGAAACCGTTAGGCAACTTTTCACACTGAGCTCGTTGGCATAACCCTAGTAAAAAGACCATAGTCATTTCGGCTGCCCGTAAAGTTTGTTCAAGTACACGATCAACCGATTTGAAAAACGGGCGTGATACATAATACCCACTCCAGTAGTCTTGTTGTCTATCAGCATATGTAAAGAAATCACCCGATAAAGAAGGAAACCCTGAAATCTGACCCGACCCGATTTCACCCGGGCGGGTATAATTTATTCTGTCAGCTTCTTCTCTTAAAGTTCTGAAGTAATCATCTAACGTTCCGAATTTCGCCTCTGTGTTTAACTCTGGAGTTGAATTAATATAATCAAACAACATTTGATAGTTTCTAAATTGAGCTTCGGCCTCATCGATACTTATGTAACGAAAATCGTCTCCAAGTGGGATTAAAAGGGTATTCGTTCGGTAAAGGGTTGACTTTTTCTTGTATTGATCTAAAAGTTTAAGGGCTCGTTCTTTAACGTTTTCTTGGGTTGTTTCTTCGGGGTGTTGGCCCCACGGGCAACGTTCATACATAAATCCGTACATTCTTGCAAAATCAAACTGGCAACATACTGCTGGCTCGGGCCCGCATGTATGTGGGACATCATAAGAATAAAATGGCATCATGTGGACAAAAATATCGGTTGTTTCATAATTATCCCAACTCTGCCTCCACACGTATTCCATATTCTTATGTAAAGCCAATTCCTTTTTTAGTTCATAATGAGTCCTTTGTATAAGCATGTTTTCAAAACCCATACGTCGAAGAAGATACGCCATAGTAGGTGAATAGCCAAAGGGATCTATCGCCCATGAATTTTTTGGGATCACGCCTAAAGTTTCATTCAACCACATATTTCCCTCCATCATCTGATAcaatttaaaaaatatattaaaataagtTTGCCCAATAAAGCTAATATGCGCAAAAGTAATAGAGATAACAAAATACAAATACAATGTTTTTAATAATtttagatagtaaaaataatactcATACCATAGAAACAATTATAATACCAAAATGACAAAAAGAATGCTCTCAAAATTACAGCCATTAGATTAAGAATATCAACATCAGTTACATGAACTAAGAAATACCTGTTCAATGATCGCAAAATAATGTGAATTGGCCTGCAAAAGAATCAAAAAGGCAGTTCAGTAAGACTAAAAGGTCAAATTGAAGATTGATGATGCATATGTATGAGTATCTTTATAAGAGACCCCAATTTTGAAGCATATAATACAAGACATGCACGTAATAAAGCAGAAATTGCTCTGTATTACATCTATGTACACATTTATGCAATAACCATGCCATTATGGTTGAAGACAACCAAAAAGATACAACCTTTTTTCATAGCAAATTAAACACATAGCTCTTTTACCATATCAACCTTTCCCAGTTAAACTCAGATAACAAATCGTATTCAAGTTCCATTGTATATGGCCTATATAACTCAAAATAAACTATCGTTTCCCCACTTATAGAGCTGTAGACACATTTTCAACCTAAACTTGAGTCACCAATACTCTAAATTCAAAGCAAGAAACCATGGGACCAACACAAATGAAAGCAAGAACCAATGACCATACAAAAATTATGTTTAATGAATCGATATTACCTCATCATTCATCACCCAACCACCTCCAACAATTTCCAACTGCCCATTCTGCACTAATTTAACCAAAGACTCTCTTTTGACTTCTGATGCATCCCTCCACCATCTCTCCAAATAAGACATCTCTTCCCAAATAAACTTCCTCCTTTCATCCTAAACATATATCATAGCAAATAAATCCATTCAACAGGTTAATAATTAGTAGATTAAACACGAATAACATTATTGATATAGATAACCAGGCTAAGTGCATGTAAATGTATACAACTTATTATGTCCTTTATACGTAACATACTTTCAATTCTTGCTATTCTATCTATAAGGTGATCACTTCATCAGTAACCCCCAAGTTTTCAACTTTACATCATTTTGCTAAAGTAACCACAAAATCAACCACATCATCCTAACTGGCATCACGTTATCAGTTAACTTGTTATATGAGTTAAAAATCATACAATCATATAATACTACAATGGCAAGAACTGAAAGTAAACTACAAGCATTACACGATTCTACGAACAACACAATGCCCGATACGTTTTATACATTTGTATGTACTTAGCCCTAAATAGATTAATCGAACCGAAATACGCACCTTAGAAAGCGCATCAACAATAGTATCTAAAATATGTCTAGACTGTCGATCATAATACTCTTCAACAGTAAGCTTCCAACCAGGATCATTATGCGAATGCGGAACAACAAAAACTTTCAATTTCTCATCATCCCATTCATCTCCTTTATATGAAACCCTCCACCCTTGAGTCCAAGGTCCACCAGCCTCATCTTTAAATTCAATCTTATCATACAACTCCTTTGTAGTTAAATCAACAGCAGCAGTTGCTAACCCTAACCCTAAGCTAGACTGATTCTTATTAAGTAATAACGAACTTCCTAATAACGACGTCGTTCTACGGTAACCTGATTTACGTGATCTAATGACACGTGGCGTGTTGATACGGAACTGTGATGAGATAGGTTTTGGGATACCGTACAGGTAGAGGACGAGAAGGAAGAAGAGTATTGAAGCTGTGAGTCCGATTTTgaagaaattggcgaatatgaagTCTGTTAGGGCGGTTGTGCGTTTGCGTGATTTGCGGATGTGTTTGGTGGATTTTGGTGATGTGAATGGAAGGAGTGATCGGGTCCAACCGGCGGTGACTCCCCGGCGGACGTTGGAGTTGCCGCCGGCGAGAGAAGTTGAGAAAGCCATCGGATGGTGATGAATGGATCGGAAAAGGTGTGTCAGTAGTAGGGGTCTTGAGTCAATATGAGATCGTCTTTCAACGACGTCGTTTTGGGTTTAGAATCAAAACGTTGACGAAGATTTTTTGGTTCTGTACCCAATGCTATTGCCGGGACTTTTATTTTGTTTATTTTACGTAGCagataatagatatagatataaacaataaataaaataatttcataagtataagtataagtataagtataaatgtaaatataaatatattttatttttttaatagccATTAAACTCTCTTATAAACGAGCACATTAGCTCTcccaatatatatacataaaaatataaatatcaatcaATATTAATAAACAATACTCTTCGAAATGTATTGTTCAATATTTTGTTTTTTTATCGTCTCAAATTAATTTGTCTCTTCTTTTCCACTACCTTTATTGTATTGTAAATACATCACAACACCTCATTCTTCACCAACGagcttatagctcagtggtacccgatgcctttgatccctgggcccacagtgggggaagctttgatccgaagaaaggcgcaagttcgattcttggtctgggcgccccgcatggaattatttctccctccggggggaaatttgtgaagtgtttcgggggtctagctagctggggtaaaaatcgccttgccgtcactgtggtacctgggaggaggtactttgccggcacaggtctctttcggggtgggattggtgggtgctacggcac
Proteins encoded in this region:
- the LOC139861514 gene encoding alpha-mannosidase 2, yielding MAFSTSLAGGNSNVRRGVTAGWTRSLLPFTSPKSTKHIRKSRKRTTALTDFIFANFFKIGLTASILFFLLVLYLYGIPKPISSQFRINTPRVIRSRKSGYRRTTSLLGSSLLLNKNQSSLGLGLATAAVDLTTKELYDKIEFKDEAGGPWTQGWRVSYKGDEWDDEKLKVFVVPHSHNDPGWKLTVEEYYDRQSRHILDTIVDALSKDERRKFIWEEMSYLERWWRDASEVKRESLVKLVQNGQLEIVGGGWVMNDEANSHYFAIIEQMMEGNMWLNETLGVIPKNSWAIDPFGYSPTMAYLLRRMGFENMLIQRTHYELKKELALHKNMEYVWRQSWDNYETTDIFVHMMPFYSYDVPHTCGPEPAVCCQFDFARMYGFMYERCPWGQHPEETTQENVKERALKLLDQYKKKSTLYRTNTLLIPLGDDFRYISIDEAEAQFRNYQMLFDYINSTPELNTEAKFGTLDDYFRTLREEADRINYTRPGEIGSGQISGFPSLSGDFFTYADRQQDYWSGYYVSRPFFKSVDRVLEQTLRAAEMTMVFLLGLCQRAQCEKLPNGFVYKLTAARRNLALFQHHDGVTGTAKDHVVIDYGMRMHTSLQDLLIFMSKGIEVLLGIHHDKNDQNPSQFEPAQVRSKYDAQPVHQLVSANQGTVQTVVLFNTLEQTRNEIVMFIVKRPDVTILDSNWTCVKSQISPELQHNKVKMFTGNHRVFWKASVPAMGLQTYYIANGFVGCEKAKPSKLKIRSNSETLQCIAPYTCSKVEDDSVQIRNRHQAVTFNAKLGLLQKVTQTKGGSQNVLDEELAMYTSPESGAYLFKPNGDASPIAQSGGELVVSEGFLMQEVFSIPKTGWTRFPVSHSTRLYNCEGSVQEFLIEKEYHVELIGGEFNDKELVVRYKTDIDNKRIFYSDLNGFQMSRRETYDKIPLQGNYYPMPSLAFIQESKGERFSVHTRQSLGVASPKNGWLEIMLDRRLSRDDGRGLGQGVTDNRPMNVVFHLTFESNISSVLDPISHPGPISPSLFSHRVGAHLNHPLHAFIAKKPQEISVQPPPRSFSPLTAPLPCDLHVVSLKVPRPLKYTQQNLEERKSVLILQRRHWDSSYCRKGKSDCLRLDDEPLNLLNMFQGLDVLNAKATSLNLLHDDTEMLGYSEQSTDVSQGRVVISPMELQAFKFDLLPVAS